The Pyrus communis chromosome 12, drPyrComm1.1, whole genome shotgun sequence genomic sequence AACATTCGATTGGCTAGAAAACATTGAGTTTCACTCAATTCATAAGCATCGGCACACAAAATATAATCTGGAATACCAAGAAGGTGGGAAATAGGCAAGcactttatttttgttcatgcAGTGAAAGTAAGTTACCCGCTCTTGGTTATgacacacttcattccagcaGCTTTAGCAGCTGCAAGGCCTATAGCACTGTCCTCAATTACTACACAACTGCGGAGAAGGAAAAGACAGTATTATTTGTCATGAACAGAAGGCGCGTTTTAAGCACGAGAGTCGGATATCCTAGAAACATGGGGCAGCTGATGCAAATAGATCTCTTGACTTCACTTGGAGGAGTAAAGTTCAAATACAATCCCATCACGAACAGAAATGAGTTGGCCCTTCTTGCCCTGTAAATGGTATAATATACCTTGAAGGATCAACGCCGAGAGTGTTAGCAGCCAATAAATAGATAGCCtgtcaaaaacatgaaaagaTGTTAGTGTCTTGTAAAATCAAATAGgatatttcattcaaaacaacATGAAACCAACATCTGGAGGGATCAAAATTTACGGGATCAGGCTTCTTGCGAGGAACCACTTCTCCAGCAAATATCTTGATTTTTTCTGCCCGTTCTGGTCCCAGCAAGATTGAAACTATTGCAGAAACCTTGAAACGAAAATGGGGTTCTTACGTCAAAATGGGATGTCAGCTATCTATCAGAAATAAATCATGTATCTGATATAGTAAGAAATATTGTTACAAGATTATGATCACTTGTCTTTATTCcgcattttcatttttcaggtCCATTAACAGACAATGTCAATCTCACCCGCACACAATAGATTCAGAACCGTGTAAGCGTTTGACTATGATTTCTTGCACAGTACTTGTATAAAACCCAGACGGAGGAGATTATTGTCACAAAAAACTAATTACACAAGAAATTAAGCCGGGAAACCTGATTAAGCATACCGCCTTCTCATTGGAGGCGCTGCAGACGGCAACTTTAACTCCTTCTGCTAAAGCCTCATCTATCAGCCTGTACAAGTTGATAACAGAAATTCACCAACCCAACATCTGAAATTTGAAAACACATTTAGATAATCTTACACCACCTACTTATACAATATCTCGTTAGTATACTCATAACAATattcataaaaatttaaaagccAAGTGCTAAAGATTCTTAAGTGAATGATTTTTCTAAAATCCATTTTCTTATCAAATTAATGTCCTTAATGCCTGATGTAAATAAATGCGTGACCATACCAACACGCGTGCTTCTTGGACTGGAATGCACCTAGGTGATGTTTTGCTTGAAAGACTAATATTGTTAGTGAAGACTAGCAAGTTTCAGAGCTAACATAATTCATTACTTCCGAGTTTTTAAACCAGAAAATACAAGAGAACTACAACACAAAAACTTATGCAAAAGCAGATGATCATATGGTAACCAACTTTGCAACCCCTGGCCGAAGCGGCAGTGACTTTTTCTCAATAAGGGCCAAGAACAACTCTGTCTTTCGCTTGTGAAGTGAAACTACGAatgcttttctttcttcttcactcTTCGGAGCATTTTCCGGCCAACCCGTGTTGTTAAAATAGGTTGTCATTCTACAAAGACCACAACCATTTGAAGACAAATATAATTCAAGTTCTGCAACTAAATTAGATGTTGGCCAAATGCAATAGCAATAGAATATTTTGAGAGGCAATTACCTTTCTTTTCCACCTGCAATCTTGAGCAATTCGCCGAATAAATCGACATCCCAAGTAACACCCAATTCTTTCTGTACAATCAAATTATGCAGTGTCACTAAACTAATTAACCCATGAAAGTTATCGACTTCTGCAAATAATTCCCATCAAAGTAAAAGGCTTTACCAAAAGCTAATTAATTTCTCCAAAAGCGACAAAACCCAGATCGAAAATTCCAACTTCTCTTGTAAGTTCATCACTTTATGAGCttaccaataaaaaaattcacagCAATCGACCGAAAGCAAGAAAACCCAGTGTGAAAAATTACCTCTTTGAAAGTGTTGTTGAAAGAAATCCGGTGACCGTCCTTCTCCGTGTCGACAAGCACACCATCGCAATCGAAGAGAAGAGCAGAAGGAAGAGTagaagaagcagaagcagaGCTAGATGTTGTTCCAATCTTGCTGCTCATTGTTTTGCCAATGATTATTGCTGTGCCCACCAGTGAAGATTGTAAGGTCCTTTCTTGGGATTTGAGGTTGGCAATGGGTTGTGTTTTTGTGAGATGGCAACGGGTTTATAAAAGATAATGTAGCTAAGGTATGACAGGACGCCATTGACGCCATTTGAAATCTcttcaaagttcaaattaaTAAAGTCTCCAACTTTTGCAACTATGAGCAGTTGGTCCGGCGGTACCCAACCCACTTCTACTTGGTTGTAAAGAATCTACCCAAAATTTGCCTCCAAAAATCGGACTTAAATCTCTTACTTCataaagaggaatactactagatcgtagtactaagtgtcaCAATTCGATAATTTTAGAGAGAGTAGATATACATAAACAAGGTATAACCATAAACTCATGTGCTCACTCAACATTCGTAAAGGCTTTAGGGTATCACAATATCTTTACTGGTCCATAAGATCCACTAGTCCTACCACGCATGGTAAAATAGCGAGATTGTCGATTGCCATGGTCATACAACATACACTAACCTCACCTCCAGAATATTGACTATTAGATTCTTACCCTCCTTAGATTTAAATGATCGAATTTTACGGGCAACCTGTAAGTGAACTCTCACTGTCAAGTCATCACAAAAATAATACTGCTCAAGTCACATAAAAAAGATTAGTACTTTATGAAGTCAAGGCCAGCTTCCTGTTTCCTCGTTTGCACTTTAAGTTTGAacctctcctcttttttttttttttttccgtgaaGTTTGAACCTCCTTGGTACAccaacaaaaaaggaaaaaaaagtattaATTTGAAAGTGTAAAAACGTGAACGACAGGATTCGAAACTCTGCTGGCAAGCCCAGCTGATTTCTAGTCATGCCCGATAACCACTCCGGCACGTCCACCGATGTCACTTTTATTGTGCAAtgcttttttaattaaaacaataataaataaataatgttattcacatttattttttcatatgtATTTTGTTAATGGTTAGttgttaatatttttaaactcattctatttaataaatgaaaattaataatgatatttaagaaataaaaataaatatgtaaatagCATTAATGGTCAACGTACTGTAGAAAGTTGAAAACCGACGTGTTGTTGTAAGCCGTTAGCAACGTCTGTATCTGGCCGGCTATGGCTGCTAGATTCAACTATCACACCTCTTCATAACAATCCATCCACTCCTCCCACTCCTCCACAAAATTCAATCAGCAAGAATAATGGCCGCCGCTTCCGACAATTCCGCTGTCAACAACCCGGCTCGGGGCCCGGACTCGGATACTCCGGACAATCCGGGTCACGAGTTCGCTCAGTTCGGATCCGGGTGCTTCTGGGGAGCGGAGCTGAGGTTCCAGCGAGTGGTAGGGGTGGTGAAGACCGAGGTCGGGTACTCCCAGGGCCACGCGGACGATCCCAATTACAAATTGGTGTGCACCGGAACCACGAACCACGCGGAGGTGGTTCGGGTCCAGTTTGACCCGGAAGTCTGCCCATACAAGGATCTGCTCTCTGTGTTTTGGGATCGTCATGATCCAACGACGCTCAATCGCCAGGTAATTGGTTTTTTTGAGTTTTACGGGCCGTTGATTTTGTAGCCAAATCCAGTTTCTTGTTCGCGCCTTCTACGAATGGAGTTTTACTTTTGTACTTAtcatttcttttgaattttaatctcTGGCCCTCAAAGCCAAAAGTAAAACaacaacaattttattttacgtttttgccCCAATATCGTAAGATTCGTTTGATGGTGCTTTCAATCATGATTGAAAGTACTctaataaaaatgtttttaaaatcaatatttagtaaaaatataagtaaattctAAAAAGCAGTTAAAACACTTCTCGTAAAGAGCATATAATTAGTACTTCTTCAAAAAAGTACTTCTAGTGATTttgaattctaaaaataatttcacCAAATAtgatttcagttattttaaaaatacttttaaatgaGCCTTAATGATTGCCAAATTTCAGCTAAGTTTGTGATTTTAGGGGAAAAATTAGGCTAGTGTGAGCAAATAATACGAGTTAGGAACTTTTGatccaaaataaaactaaaaggacattaaacaaaaagagaaagagTAGTTAGTATTGAGGTTGTACCTCAGTTGGTAAAGAACATTTCACTGTTATTGTTTAGATTTCAGATTCCCTTAACATCCCTTGTAAAAAGAAAGGGTACTATATTGTGAAATGTTCTGAAATA encodes the following:
- the LOC137711240 gene encoding peptide methionine sulfoxide reductase-like; translated protein: MAAASDNSAVNNPARGPDSDTPDNPGHEFAQFGSGCFWGAELRFQRVVGVVKTEVGYSQGHADDPNYKLVCTGTTNHAEVVRVQFDPEVCPYKDLLSVFWDRHDPTTLNRQGGDVGAQYRSGIYYYNENQARLAEESKEAKQAELKDKKVVTEILPAKKFYRAEEYHQQYLEKGGGKGNKQSAEKGCTDPIRCYG